The following are encoded in a window of Struthio camelus isolate bStrCam1 chromosome Z, bStrCam1.hap1, whole genome shotgun sequence genomic DNA:
- the LOC104145335 gene encoding uncharacterized protein KIAA1958-like, whose product MEDCLHTSSENLSKLVSWAHSHGTICSLIPNLKHLLSEGAHGNLTAMWGCSAGHAYHWPLAATCRAGSQERVCFQDSRSFNSDSPSIIGVPSEAQASPLERYPGRPGKAKLDCNRTRDSCDFSYCSEPSELGEAVEEYEDEATLFDMVCESSVTDEDSDFEPHLHRLPSASRKRPAAGLCPAVPAPAADEGGGEVIVKKIKQELPEDYYIVANAELTGGVDGPALSLTQMSKPKPQAQAGASYSCPAKPTPLAAPAPGADLDPPGACASSPLLPRLPAQKPARGAVASPARGSGPQVPVSSSNATGKPISIPLSALQLPGQEEPPGAEDALPPAPNPAPGCEAASSPSVSAEPEVSSSQQQPPAAPVGLAEAPAPAMPDQDERAAELSREQNEKTIRSTQTALRNFREFLISKYPSETREIYVIPCKELDAYLASFFVDARQKDGSEYEPNSLANYQCGLERYLKEHRYGYSITRDKEFKRSQEALKQKQIELRCKGKGNKPHKSMKLTFADELILRKRGLLSRYNPEGLLNLVWLNNTKAFGHCTGFHGSTLKWGDIRLRVTETGLEYLEWMGPDNGDVNAKSKRGGTDSRVYATQHSPQTCPVQDYKEYAQRRPPAMRYEDAPFYLSIKPVVNLAALHWYNCQALGKNKLAKMVKTMCEKGNIPGRKTNFSVYQSCSTLSEAQSNQLVLICNNLSQQAAQSMASHSNTGNFIVSASYDSSSDTA is encoded by the exons ATGGAGGACTGCCTGCACACCTCCTCCGAAAACCTGTCGAAGCTGGTGAGCTGGGCCCACAGCCACGGCACCatctgcagcctcatccccaACCTGAAGCACCTGCTCTCCGAGGGCGCCCACGGCAACCTGacggccatgtggggctgcagcgccggccatgcctaccactggccccTGGCGGCCacctgccgggccggctcccaggAGCGCGTCTGCTTCCAGGACAGCCGCAGCTTCAACTCGGACAGCCCCAGCATCATCGGGGTGCCCTCGGAGGCGCAGGCCAGCCCCCTGGAGCGCtacccggggcggccgggcaaggCCAAGCTGGACTGCAACCGCACCCGCGACTCCTGTGACTTCTCCTACTGCAGCGAGCCCTCGGAGCTGGGCGAGGCCGTGGAGGAGTACGAGGACGAGGCCACCCTCTTTGACATGGTCTGCGAGTCCTCCGTCACCGACGAGGACAGCGACTTCGAACCGCACCTCCACCGCCTCCCCAGCGCCTCCCGCAAGCGGCCCGCCGCCGGCCTCTGCCCCGccgtcccggccccggccgccgacGAGGGCGGCGGCGAGGTGATAGTCAAGAAGATAAAGCAGGAGCTGCCGGAGGACTACTACATCGTGGCCAACGCCGAGCTGACGGGTGGCGTGGACGGGCCGGCCCTCTCGCTGACGCAGATGTCCAAGCCCAAGCCCCAGGCCCAGGCCGGGGCCTCCTACTCCTGCCCCGCCAAGCCCACGCCgctggccgccccggcgccgggagccgACCTCGACCCGCCGGGCGCCTGCGCCTcgtccccgctcctgccccggctgcccgcccagaagccggcgcggggggccgtggCCTCCCCGGCCCGGGGCTCCGGCCCGCAGGTGCCGGTGAGCAGCTCCAACGCCACCGGCAAGCCCATCAGCATCCCGCTGTCGGCCCTGCAGCTGCCCGGGCAGGAGGAGCCCCCGGGCGCCGAGGAcgccctgccgccggcccccaacccggccccgggcTGCGAGGCGGCCTCCTCGCCGTCGGTGAGCGCCGAGCCCGAGGTCAGCTccagccagcagcagccccccgccgcccccgtcgGCCTCGCcgaggcgccggcgccggccatgCCAG ACCAGGATGAGAGAGCAGCGGAGCTCAGCAGGGAGCAGAATGAGAAGACCATTCGCAGCACGCAGACTGCTCTTCGCAACTTCCGCGAGTTCCTCATCTCCAAGTATCCCTCTGAGACCCGGGAGATCTATGTTATCCCCTGCAAAGAGCTTGATGCCTACCTTGCTTCCTTCTTTGTGGATGCCAGACAAAAGGATGGGTCTGAATATGAGCCAAACAGCTTGGCCAACTATCAGTGTGGGCTGGAGCGATATCTCAAAGAGCACAGGTATGGGTACAGTATTACCAGGGATAAGGAGTTTAAGAGGTCCCAGGAAGCTCTAAAGCAAAAGCAGATAGAGCTGAGgtgtaaaggaaaaggaaacaagccGCACAAATCCATGAAGCTTACCTTTGCTGATGAGCTTATCCTGCGCAAAAGAGGTTTGTTGAGCCGGTACAATCCTGAAGGGTTGCTGAACCTCGTGTGGCTAAACAACACGAAGGCATTTGGACACTGCACAGGTTTCCATGGGTCCACTCTCAAGTGGGGAGACATCCGCCTCCGGGTGACAGAGACGGGATTGGAGTACCTGGAGTGGATGGGGCCGGACAATGGAGATGTGAATGCCAAGAGCAAGCGAGGAGGGACGGACTCCCGGGTTTACGCCACCCAGCACTCTCCACAGACCTGCCCCGTGCAAGACTACAAGGAGTATGCCCAGAGGCGTCCCCCGGCCATGCGCTATGAGGACGCGCCTTTCTACCTGTCCATCAAACCCGTTGTCAACCTGGCCGCACTTCACTGGTACAATTGCCAAGCCCTGGGGAAAAACAAGCTTGCCAAGATGGTAAAGACAATGTGCGAGAAAGGCAACATCCCTGGCAGGAAGACCAACTTCAGCGTCTACCAGAGCTGTAGCACCCTCTCAGAAGCACAGAGCAACCAACTGGTGCTGATCTGTAATAACTTGAGCCAGCAAGCTGCCCAGTCCATGGCAAGCCACTCCAATACCGGCAACTTCATAGTGTCAGCTTCCTATGACTCCTCCTCCGACACAGCTTGA